A stretch of the Chiloscyllium plagiosum isolate BGI_BamShark_2017 chromosome 25, ASM401019v2, whole genome shotgun sequence genome encodes the following:
- the pebp1 gene encoding phosphatidylethanolamine-binding protein 1, which translates to MSVDLHEWSGPLALHEVEEKPGQPLHVSYGAVEIDALGKVLTPTQVQNRPVSINWSGCDPAKLYTLILTDPDAPSRKAPKFREWHHFILINMKGNDMKSGEIQSDYVGSGPPKGTGLHRYVWLVYEQPGVLTCDEQCLTNRSGDKRGTFKTVAFRKKYSMGAPVAGTCYQAEWDNYVPKLYEQLSGK; encoded by the exons ATGTCTGTCGACCTGCACGAGTGGTCGGGCCCGCTGGCcctgcatgaagtggaggagaagcCTGGCCAGCCGCTGCACGTCAGCTATGGCGCGGTGGAGATCGATGCTCTGGGCAAAGTGCTGACTCCGACGCAG GTACAGAACCGCCCAGTCAGCATTAACTGGTCTGGATGTGATCCAGCCAAGCTTTACACTCTGATTTTAACTGACCCAGATGCTCCGAGCAGGAAAGCGCCAAAGTTTAG GGAGTGGCACCATTTCATTTTAATCAACATGAAAGGAAATGACATGAAAAGTGGAGAGATTCAGTCTGACTATGTTGGCTCAGGTCCTCCTAAAGGAACTG GTCTTCACCGCTATGTCTGGCTAGTTTACGAACAACCTGGGGTGCTGACATGTGATGAGCAGTGTTTGACCAACCGTTCAGGTGATAAACGTGGAACATTCAAAACTGTAGCATTCCGCAAGAAGTACAGCATGGGTGCACCAGTTGCTGGGACGTGCTACCAGGCTGAATGGGATAACTATGTACCAAAACTATATGAACAACTGTCTGGAAAATAA